CTCACCATTGCCGCAGCTCAAGCACGGCGGCCCGGGCCGTGCTGGCGGTGGCGAAGAGCTGGGCGGACTGCGCGCGGTGAAGCATTACCTGCAACGCAGCGCCGTACAGGGCTCGCCGAGCATGCTGATGGCCGTGACTGGCGAATACGTGCGCGGCGCGCAGCGCGTGGAAACCGAGGTGCATCCATTCCGCCGCCACTTCGAAGACCTGCAGATCGGCGAGTCGCTGCTGACTCACCGACGCACCGTCACCGAGGCCGACCTGGTGAACTTCGGCTGCCTGTCGGGGGACCACTTCTACATGCACTTCGACGAAATCGCCGCCCGCGAATCGCAGTTCGGCAAGCGCATCGCCCACGGCTACTTCGTGCTCTCGGCCGCCGCCGGCCTGTTCGTCTCCCCCGCGCCCGGCCCGGTGCTGGCCAACTACGGGCTGGACACCCTGCGCTTCGTCAACCCGGTGGGCATCGGCGACACCATCCGGGCGCGGCTGACCTGCAAGCGCAAGATCGACCAGGGCAAGCTCAGCGCCAAGGACGAACCCCAGGGGGTGGTGGCCTGGGACGTGGAAGTGACCAATCAGGACGGCGAGCTGGTGGCCAGCTACGACATCCTCACCCTGGTACTCAAACGCCCGGCCTGAGCAACTGCGTTACACGGCACAGGACTGCTAGGAGCGGCTTTAGCCGCGAAGCGACCGCATGTTCACGACAGATGTACTGAATTTCCTGGCGCTTTCGCGGCTAAAGCCGCTCCCACCGGGCCACATGCCGCTTAAGAGAACAGTATTGGTTTTAGCCGCAATACGGGTCAGTTAGGCCGGATAGGAGCGGCTTCAGCCGCGAAGCGACCGCCTGTTCACGACAGATGCAGTGAATGTCCTGGCGCTTTCGCGTCTAAAGCCGCTCCCACCGGGCCACATGCCGCTTAAACGAACAGTATTGGTTTTAGCCGCAATACGGGTCAGTTAGGACTGGTAGGAGCGGCTTCAGCCGCGAAGCGACCGCATGTTCACGACAGATGCGGTGAATGTCCTGGCGCTTTCGCGTCTAAAGCCGCTCCCACCGGGCCACATGCCGCTTAAGCGAACAGTATTGGTTTTAACCGCAATACGGGTCAGTTCAGACCGTGGGAGCGAGCTTGCTCGCGAAGGCCGAGGATGCGTAGCTGATCTGCAGGGAGTTCAAGCTGCACCTGACGCGTTATGAGCCCAGCCCGCCCTCAATCCGCCTCGCCCACCAACTCGACGCAGTCGCGCTGCACCTTGGCGCGGTACAGCGCGTGGTCGACGCTGCGCAGCAAGGCATCGAAACTCTGCGGCGCCGGGCTGCGACCGGTCTGGGTCAGGCCGGCGCTGAACGCCAGGCGCAAAGGCAGTCGAGCATCCAGCTGGCGGCTGCTCAGCGCCTCGCGCAAGCGCTGCATGAACGCCTGGGCCTGCTGGATATCGGTGTTGGGCAACAAGAGCAGAAACTCCTCGCCCCCCCAGCGCACGAACACGTCTGAATGACGTTTGAGCGCGAACACCGTCGCGGCGAACACCTGCAGGGCGCTATCCCCCACCGCATGCCCGTACTGGTCATTGATGCGCTTGAAGTTGTCCAGGTCGATCATCGCCACCGCCATCGGACAGTGCCCCAGCAGCGCCTGTTTCCATTGCTGGTCGAGGATCGACTGCGCACCACGGCGGTTCAGGGCGCCGGTCAGCACGTCGGTGATACTCAGCTGCACGGCCTGCAGGCGCAGGTGTTCCTGGAGCATCAGGGCGAAGCCCAGGGTCAGCAGGAACGACACCATGAAGTCCACCAGCAACGCCATGCGCGACGGCATGTCTGGCTCATCGAAGGGCAATGGGCCGAGGGGTTCGACCAGCAGGCTGACGCACGACCAGGCCTGGAATCCAAAGGCGAACAGCTGCGTGGCGAAGATACCCCAGGCCCCGCGATAGCGACGCAGCAGGCCCAGACACGGGCGCATCTGCAGAGCGATGCCCAGGGCCGCGATGCCGGCAAACCAGGGCACGATGTAGGCGGTGTCGAGCAGCATCAGCGCGATGCTCAGGTAGAGCAGCGGCAGCACCAGGAGCAGCCGCGCTTGCCTGGCTCGGCTACCGGCCGCGCCGGTGAAATGCAGCAGTGCCACGGTGTGGCAGCCGATACTGGCAATCAGCAGTCCGGTGCTGGCCAGTAACGCGGCACGCGGGGAGAGAATCTCCAGCCAGTGCAACTGCGGCACCAACAGGCCGGGCTGGAGCATTTCCGAGAGGCGGTAGCTGGTGTTGAACAGCTCGCCCAGCAACCACCAGTGCAGTGCTTTCGAGGAACGGCCAGGACCGACATAGGACAGGCACAGCAACAAGGCGGTGGTGATCCCGAAGGGCGTCAGGACCAGCAACAGGGAAAAGGGATCACTGAGCAGCATGAAGGGCGGGTGTCTCGGGCAGGATCGCAGGTGCCGAGCATTATGGCAGAGTGCCAGACATTTGGCTCGGCGCGACCCGCCGCACGCACCTGCCGGGCGATTGACGGTACGTGCTTCAGTCGGCAGCCGGCTCCACACGATTGCGCCCGCCCCGCTTGGCGCGGTACAGCGCGCTGTCGGCGCTGCTGTAGGCGGCATCGAAACGGCTGCCCGCCGGGCAGGCGCTGACCCCGAAACTGGCAGTGATCTGCCGGTTGACCGGGGCCGCAAACCCATGCGCAGCGATGGCCTGGCGCATGCATTCGGCCAGTTCCAACCCTTGCTGCAGGCTGTCACCGGGCAGGACCACGGTGAACTCTTCACCGCCGACCCGACCGATCACGCCGGCCTTGGCCACGATCGGCGTCAGGCATTCGACGATGCCGCAGATCACCGCGTCGCCCGCCGGGTGGCCGAAGTCGTCGTTGATCTGCTTGAACAGGTCGATATCCAGCACGATCAGCACCGCGCCGCTGCTTTCCAGCAGGCGCTTGGCGCGTTCGATCACCGCTCCCCGGTTGAGAACCCCGGTCAGGGCGTCGTGAGTGGCACGGAATTCCAACTGTTCGGCCAGGGTCTGCAGCTGCAGGTTGAGGGCGTTCATGTCCCGTTCGGCACGGTCACTGCGGGTGATCAGCCGGCGGGTTTCACGAATCAGACGCTCGAAGTGCCCGGTCAGCTCGCTCAGCGACTGCCGATACAGGCCCGCCTCGCCATCGGCCTGCGCCAGCACCGCGCGCGCCCGGGCCAGGGCGTCGGTTTCGCTGCTGAACAGGTCAACGGCCTGATCGGCTCGCACCTGGAGCACAGAACCTGAGGTCGGCATGGCCTCTTTCCTCAAGAAATGGAAACGGGGTGATCGTTGAAGGTCAACGACGTGAAGTCGGCCTTCAGCTCTTCTCCGAACTCGAAGATGGTCTCGTCCTCCTCGTCGTGATACCAGTTGACCACCACCTTGTTGCCGGCGATCGCCGCATGGTCGAGGGTATCGAAGATGTTGAACAGCATCTTGGTGCTGGAGCTGTTGAAGTAGGCCAGGGCGATATTGGCGGTGATCACCGTAGCGTGGCATTCGTCGAGGAATTCGCGCAATTGCTGGACGATGGGCGCATAGAAGGCGGCGGCGTTCTCTGGGTAAGACTCGCCCTTGATGGTCAGCAGCTGCTGGTCATAGCGAAAATCGACTTCCGGCGAGGTGGCCGTGGCAGCGACGAAATAATTGTCCATGGCGTTGAAGGACTCCGTTCAGATGGTGGCTTTGAGGCAGAACAGGGTGGTTTGGGGATCTTCCGGACGCGGCTGGAAGCTGTACTCCAGCGGCTCGCTGGCATCGCGGGCCATGGTCAGGAAGCCCAGCCCGGCGCCTTTGCTGCCTTCGGGTGTTTCAGCGCGCAGGGATACCTTGTAGGCCTGCTTGATTTCCTCGACCGACATGCCGCGTAGCGGTTCGAGGTTGGAGCGCAAGCGCTCGACTTCGGTGCTGGCCACCGGGTTGGCGCACAGCATGGTGTAGCGGTCGTTTGCCGCACTGATACACACCGAGCCCTGACGCAGCGGCGTCTCGCTCTCGGTGGCGGCGCCGAGGGTGTCGGCCGAGTAATGCACGATGTTCTGCGACAGTTCGATGAACGAAGAGAACAGCTTGCGGCGGGTCGGCCCGCTGACCCCGGAGACTTCCAGTTGCAGCTTGACCACTTCGGCCATGGCCGAGACCACGCTGTGGGAGAAGTAGCCCATGTGGTAGAAGATCACGTTGCGCTGCTGGGCAAGGTCGAAAAAGCTCATGTCGTGGTCCTGAGTGGCGCATAGCAGATTAGTCATCATGGCTCCTGAGGCGGGCGCAAAAGAAAGTCAGGTCGTCGCGGCGGTTCTGTTCGCCCTGCCATTGCGAGAGGCTGTGCAGCAGGCCCTGGCCGATCTCGGCGGCGGGCCGGTCGCAGTTGGCCAGCAGGCTCTCGAAGACCCGGCGCTTGCCGAAGGCGATGTGCTTGGCGCCGCCGATCTGGTCGGTCAAGCCGTCAGTGGCGATGAAGATCAGGCTGCCCGGTTCCAGGGGCACGCTGTGCAGCTCCCACTGATAATCCATGCCACTGTCGACGTAGCCCACGCCCATGCGCTGGCCGGCGATGACTTCGAACTGCGCGGCCTCCGGGTAGAGCACCTGCAACGACAGGCGCGCGCCGGCGAAGCGCAGCGTCCAGGTCTGGGTGTCGAACCAGAAGAACGCCGCATCCAGGCCGTCGTCGGACTCCGGCATGCCGTCGCCATCGCGGTCCTGGCCGAGCATGCCCTTGACACTGCGGTTCACCGCCGACAGCAACGTCGCCGGGTTGCGCGGGCCATGCTGCTCCAGGGCCTGGCCCAGGGCGCTGGACGCGATCAGGGTCATGAAGGCGCCGGGCACGCCATGGCCGGTGCAGTCGGCGATGGCACCGAACCAGCCATCGGGGTAGGTGCAGAAATGGTAGAAGTCGCCCCCCACTACATCGCGCGGCTCCCAGACCAGCGCCGCGTCACTCAGGGTCGACGCCAGGGTATCGCGGGAGGCGCGCAACATGGCCTTCTGGATGACGCTGGCGTATTCGATGCTCTGCATCATCTGGCGGTTTTTTTCCGCCTGCATGGCGGCCACCACGGCGATCAGCTGCAGGCCGTTGCCCAGCCCCGCGAAGCGCCCCTGGCGGGTCACCACGAAGCCATCGGCCAGGGCCTTTTCACCGAACTCGACGGTCTTGAAGGTCAGCTCTTCGATGCTCATGCCGGCGTCGACGATCAGCGGGTCCTTGTCCATGAAGGCGATGCAGCTTTTCTTGTCGTACAGCTCACGGTGATAGAGCTTGCTCATCTGCGACAGGAAGATGTTGCGGTTGATCAGGCCGATGGGACGTTCTTCGTCCACCACCGCCAGGCATACCAGATCGCGCTGCGCCGTGAAGATTTCCATGACCAGCGAATTGGTGGCCTCGGCATCGACTGCAGGGACGTAGTTGCACAGGTCACCGGCACTCTTGTGGTCGCGAGGCAATCGGGGACGCATGAATTGGAAATGTTCGGCTTGCATGGGCGGGCCACTGCGCATCGTAAATACATGACCCTACACCAGCGATATTAAAGTGATATTACATAGCGATGACGGCGCTCACTGCGCAGGCATCAGGGTGTCGAGCAGCCAGGCACCTGCAGGCCCCAGCCCGCGCTGCCGGGACCAGATCACATCCACCGGGCCACTGCGCGGCCAGCCGGGCACCTGCAGTTCCTTGAGCCGCCCGCTGGCATAACCGGACACCAGCCAGCGCGGCAACGCCGCCCAGCCGAAGCCGAACGCCGCCATGTCCATCAGCAGCAGGTAATTGGGCGCCGACCAGCTGCGCCGCCCTCTGATCGGCAGGTCGTTGGCCGGCACGCTGTGTTCGACCAGGGTGTTGAGACGCAGCGCGCGGTGTTCAGCCAACTGCTGGTAGCTCACCGTCTCCAGCGCCGCCAGGGGGTGGGCATGGGCGACGAACAGGCCGAAATTGGCACGCTCGGCGATGGTCGCGTGGCCGATCTCAGGCGGATAGCTGGCCTGGGCCGAGAGCAGCCCGAGGGTGGCGCGACCACTCTGGATCAGGCTGATGGCGTCGCCATGCTCGGCGAACATGCATTCGAACTCCAGGTCCGGAAAACGCTGGTCCAGCTCGGTCATACGCGTCTCGAATTCGACGAACTGGTTGGCGTCGGACAACACCAGGGTCAGGCGCGGCTCGACCCCAGCGGCCAGGCGGCCTGCGGTGCGGCGCAGCAGGTCCTGGGCACACAGCACGTCCTCGACCCGTTCGAGCATCGCCCGACCGGCGTCGGTGAGCACCGGTTGGCGACCGGAACGGTCGAAAAGCTTCAGGTCCAGGTCGATTTCCAGACGCGCGATGGCTTCGCTGAGCGTCGACTGGCTCTTGCCCAGGCGCCGGGCGGCGGCGCTGAACGAGCCCAGGGCAGCGATCTGCACGAAGGCTTGCAGGGCTTCGGGGGAGTAGTTCATCACAGGCCTCTTATCGGTTTTACCGATGGTAAGTATTTTCACTTTACTCGGGTGACCGATGAGAATGCAGGCTTTTCCGACTTCGGAGCCTCTGCCATGAACGCTGCACAGCCCCACTCCTCCACTCCGGCCGTGCCCGC
The Pseudomonas sp. DTU_2021_1001937_2_SI_NGA_ILE_001 DNA segment above includes these coding regions:
- a CDS encoding GGDEF domain-containing protein, with the translated sequence MLLSDPFSLLLVLTPFGITTALLLCLSYVGPGRSSKALHWWLLGELFNTSYRLSEMLQPGLLVPQLHWLEILSPRAALLASTGLLIASIGCHTVALLHFTGAAGSRARQARLLLVLPLLYLSIALMLLDTAYIVPWFAGIAALGIALQMRPCLGLLRRYRGAWGIFATQLFAFGFQAWSCVSLLVEPLGPLPFDEPDMPSRMALLVDFMVSFLLTLGFALMLQEHLRLQAVQLSITDVLTGALNRRGAQSILDQQWKQALLGHCPMAVAMIDLDNFKRINDQYGHAVGDSALQVFAATVFALKRHSDVFVRWGGEEFLLLLPNTDIQQAQAFMQRLREALSSRQLDARLPLRLAFSAGLTQTGRSPAPQSFDALLRSVDHALYRAKVQRDCVELVGEAD
- a CDS encoding GGDEF domain-containing protein — encoded protein: MPTSGSVLQVRADQAVDLFSSETDALARARAVLAQADGEAGLYRQSLSELTGHFERLIRETRRLITRSDRAERDMNALNLQLQTLAEQLEFRATHDALTGVLNRGAVIERAKRLLESSGAVLIVLDIDLFKQINDDFGHPAGDAVICGIVECLTPIVAKAGVIGRVGGEEFTVVLPGDSLQQGLELAECMRQAIAAHGFAAPVNRQITASFGVSACPAGSRFDAAYSSADSALYRAKRGGRNRVEPAAD
- a CDS encoding DUF1987 domain-containing protein, with protein sequence MDNYFVAATATSPEVDFRYDQQLLTIKGESYPENAAAFYAPIVQQLREFLDECHATVITANIALAYFNSSSTKMLFNIFDTLDHAAIAGNKVVVNWYHDEEDETIFEFGEELKADFTSLTFNDHPVSIS
- a CDS encoding SiaB family protein kinase gives rise to the protein MTNLLCATQDHDMSFFDLAQQRNVIFYHMGYFSHSVVSAMAEVVKLQLEVSGVSGPTRRKLFSSFIELSQNIVHYSADTLGAATESETPLRQGSVCISAANDRYTMLCANPVASTEVERLRSNLEPLRGMSVEEIKQAYKVSLRAETPEGSKGAGLGFLTMARDASEPLEYSFQPRPEDPQTTLFCLKATI
- a CDS encoding SpoIIE family protein phosphatase: MRPRLPRDHKSAGDLCNYVPAVDAEATNSLVMEIFTAQRDLVCLAVVDEERPIGLINRNIFLSQMSKLYHRELYDKKSCIAFMDKDPLIVDAGMSIEELTFKTVEFGEKALADGFVVTRQGRFAGLGNGLQLIAVVAAMQAEKNRQMMQSIEYASVIQKAMLRASRDTLASTLSDAALVWEPRDVVGGDFYHFCTYPDGWFGAIADCTGHGVPGAFMTLIASSALGQALEQHGPRNPATLLSAVNRSVKGMLGQDRDGDGMPESDDGLDAAFFWFDTQTWTLRFAGARLSLQVLYPEAAQFEVIAGQRMGVGYVDSGMDYQWELHSVPLEPGSLIFIATDGLTDQIGGAKHIAFGKRRVFESLLANCDRPAAEIGQGLLHSLSQWQGEQNRRDDLTFFCARLRSHDD
- a CDS encoding LysR family transcriptional regulator, producing MNYSPEALQAFVQIAALGSFSAAARRLGKSQSTLSEAIARLEIDLDLKLFDRSGRQPVLTDAGRAMLERVEDVLCAQDLLRRTAGRLAAGVEPRLTLVLSDANQFVEFETRMTELDQRFPDLEFECMFAEHGDAISLIQSGRATLGLLSAQASYPPEIGHATIAERANFGLFVAHAHPLAALETVSYQQLAEHRALRLNTLVEHSVPANDLPIRGRRSWSAPNYLLLMDMAAFGFGWAALPRWLVSGYASGRLKELQVPGWPRSGPVDVIWSRQRGLGPAGAWLLDTLMPAQ